The following proteins come from a genomic window of Sorex araneus isolate mSorAra2 chromosome 1, mSorAra2.pri, whole genome shotgun sequence:
- the INHBA gene encoding inhibin beta A chain, with protein sequence MPLLGLRGLLLASCWVAVRGAPGPADCPSCALAALPRDGPGAQPEMVEAVKKHILNMLHLKKRPEVLQPVPKAALLNAIRKLHVGKVGENGYVEIEDDIGRRAEMNELMEQTSEIITFAEAGTAKKTLHFEISKEGSDLSVVERAEVWLFLKVPKANRNRTKVTIRLFQQQKHPQGGIDTGDEAEEGGFMEERSEQLISEKVVDARKSTWHIFPVSSSIQRLLDQGRSSLDVRIACEQCHETGASLVLLGKKKKKDEEGEGKKKDKKDGDGGTGGEEEKEQSHRPFLMLQARQSEDHPHRRRRRGLECDGRVNICCKKQFYVSFKDIGWNDWIIAPSGYHANYCEGECPSHIAGTSGSSLSFHSTVINHYRMRGHSPFANLKSCCVPTKLRPMSMLYYDDGQNIIKKDIQNMIVEECGCS encoded by the exons ATGCCGCTGCTCGGGCTCCGCGGGCTCCTGCTGGCCAGCTGCTGGGTGGCGGTGCgcggcgcccccggcccggccgaCTGCCCCTCCTGCGCTCTGGCCGCGCTGCCCAGGGACGGCCCGGGCGCGCAGCCCGAGATGGTGGAGGCGGTGAAGAAGCACATCCTGAACATGCTCCATCTGAAGAAGAGGCCCGAGGTGCTCCAGCCGGTGCCCAAGGCGGCCCTGCTCAACGCCATCCGCAAGCTGCACGTGGGCAAGGTGGGCGAGAACGGCTACGTGGAGATCGAGGACGACATCGGGCGGCGGGCGGAGATGAACGAGCTCATGGAGCAGACGTCGGAGATCATCACCTTCGCCGAGGCAG GCACAGCCAAGAAGACACTGCACTTTGAAATTTCCAAAGAAGGCAGTGACTTGTCAGTGGTGGAACGTGCAGAAGTCTGGCTTTTCTTAAAAGTCCCTAAGGCCAACAGAAATAGGACCAAAGTCACCATCCGGCTCTTCCAACAGCAGAAGCACCCCCAAGGTGGCATAGACACAGGGGACGAGGCCGAGGAAGGTGGCTTCATGGAGGAGAGGAGTGAACAGTTGATATCAGAGAAGGTGGTGGATGCTCGGAAAAGCACTTGGCACATCTTCCCTGTCTCCAGCAGTATCCAGCGGTTACTCGACCAGGGCAGAAGCTCCCTGGATGTTCGGATTGCCTGTGAGCAATGCCATGAGACAGGTGCCAGTCTCGTGCTCCTgggcaagaagaagaagaaagatgaggAGGGGGAAGGCAAGAAGAAGGACAAGAAGGATGGAGatggagggacaggaggagaagaggagaaggagcagtCCCATAGGCCATTTCTCATGCTTCAGGCCCGACAGTCTGAAGACCACCCTCATCGCCGACGCCGGCGAGGCTTGGAGTGTGATGGCAGGGTCAACATCTGCTGTAAGAAACAGTTTTATGTCAGCTTCAAGGACATTGGCTGGAATGACTGGATCATTGCTCCCTCGGGTTACCATGCCAACTACTGTGAGGGTGAGTGCCCGAGTCACATAGCAGGCACGTcgggctcctccctctccttccactcCACCGTCATCAACCACTACCGCATGCGGGGCCACAGCCCCTTTGCCAACCTCAAGTCATGCTGTGTGCCCACCAAGCTGAGACCCATGTCCATGCTGTACTATGATGACGGGCAAAACATCATCAAAAAGGATATTCAGAACATGATAGTAGAGGAGTGTGGATGCTCATAG